A region from the Sutcliffiella horikoshii genome encodes:
- a CDS encoding ABC transporter ATP-binding protein, with product MNEKLLEVKGLKTHFFSNKGTSKAVDGVNLVLHKGETLGIVGESGCGKSITSLSILRLIPSPPGKIVEGSILYKGQDLVKMTENQLRKIRGNDISMIFQEPMTSLNPVISVGEQIAEGIRLHEKLSKKDAWGKAVEMLRLVGIPSPEKRAKQEPFQLSGGMRQRVMIAMALACSPEVLIADEPTTALDVTIQAQILKLIKELQVKLGMGVMMITHDLGVVAETCDTVVVMYAGNVVEYASKEELFRNPKHPYTQGLLASLPKINEDHEYLPTINGNVPSPFSQVQGCRFANRCPHAIALCNTKAPELTLTQGGEGQVRCWMYSKEWKKSIV from the coding sequence ATGAATGAAAAACTACTAGAAGTAAAAGGACTAAAAACTCATTTTTTCTCAAATAAAGGAACTAGTAAAGCGGTAGATGGGGTGAATCTCGTTTTGCACAAAGGGGAGACCTTAGGAATTGTTGGGGAATCAGGTTGTGGTAAAAGTATTACTTCCCTTTCTATTTTGAGGCTGATCCCCTCCCCTCCCGGAAAAATAGTGGAGGGCTCTATATTATATAAAGGTCAGGACCTAGTGAAGATGACTGAAAATCAACTGAGGAAAATACGCGGCAATGATATTTCCATGATTTTTCAGGAACCGATGACCTCTCTTAATCCAGTAATCAGTGTAGGTGAACAAATAGCTGAAGGCATTAGGCTCCATGAAAAACTCAGTAAAAAAGATGCCTGGGGAAAAGCGGTGGAGATGCTTCGTCTTGTAGGTATTCCTTCTCCTGAGAAACGTGCAAAGCAAGAGCCATTTCAATTGAGTGGTGGTATGAGGCAGCGAGTGATGATCGCCATGGCACTTGCCTGCTCTCCTGAAGTTCTCATCGCCGATGAACCAACCACTGCATTGGATGTAACCATTCAAGCACAAATCCTCAAATTAATAAAGGAATTGCAAGTAAAGCTTGGAATGGGGGTCATGATGATAACCCATGACCTTGGTGTAGTAGCAGAAACCTGTGATACAGTAGTCGTTATGTATGCAGGAAACGTTGTAGAATATGCTTCTAAAGAAGAGCTTTTTAGAAATCCGAAACACCCATATACCCAAGGTCTATTGGCTTCTTTGCCAAAAATAAACGAAGATCATGAATATTTACCAACGATTAACGGTAACGTTCCTAGTCCCTTTTCACAGGTCCAAGGTTGTCGGTTTGCCAACCGCTGCCCTCACGCAATAGCACTATGCAACACAAAAGCACCAGAACTTACCCTCACGCAAGGAGGGGAAGGGCAAGTTCGCTGTTGGATGTACTCAAAGGAGTGGAAAAAATCAATTGTATAA
- a CDS encoding ABC transporter ATP-binding protein — MELVAKKETKRVLLSVKNLKQYFPIKKESLFKPKSFVKAVDDISFELMEGETLSIVGESGCGKSTTGRSILRLEQPTEGEIVFNDKDLVRISNAEMRKVRADLQVIFQDPFASLNPRRTIKQTLNEAMAIQQVISKPKRMERMLELLECVGLPVEALNRYPHEFSGGQRQRIGIARALAVNPKLIICDEAVSALDVSIQAQILNLLKDLQKDFGLTYLFISHDLSVVRHISDRVMVMYLGKIVEIADKKSIFERPQHPYTQALLSAIPTTDLDVTNEKIVLKGDVPSPINPPTGCRFHSRCPLANEVCKKVEPPLKEWNSQHYVSCHLVK, encoded by the coding sequence ATGGAGCTAGTCGCAAAAAAAGAAACAAAACGTGTACTTTTATCTGTTAAAAACCTCAAGCAATATTTTCCCATAAAAAAAGAATCGCTTTTCAAACCAAAATCATTTGTCAAAGCGGTGGACGATATTTCCTTTGAACTGATGGAAGGGGAAACATTAAGCATCGTCGGGGAATCAGGTTGTGGAAAATCGACAACGGGACGATCCATCCTCCGCCTAGAACAGCCGACTGAAGGAGAAATCGTGTTCAATGATAAAGACCTTGTTCGAATATCGAATGCAGAAATGAGAAAGGTGCGTGCAGATCTACAAGTAATCTTCCAAGATCCATTTGCTTCACTTAATCCAAGAAGAACCATCAAACAAACATTGAATGAAGCCATGGCAATCCAGCAGGTAATCTCAAAGCCGAAGAGAATGGAGCGGATGCTTGAGTTACTTGAGTGTGTAGGCTTGCCAGTAGAGGCATTGAATCGATATCCACATGAATTCAGCGGTGGACAGCGGCAGCGTATCGGCATCGCCCGTGCCTTAGCAGTAAATCCAAAACTAATCATTTGTGATGAAGCCGTTTCTGCCCTTGATGTCTCCATTCAAGCGCAAATCCTTAACCTACTAAAGGATCTACAAAAAGACTTTGGCTTGACTTACCTGTTCATTTCACATGACCTTAGTGTCGTTCGGCATATTTCTGATAGGGTCATGGTCATGTACCTGGGGAAAATTGTGGAGATAGCCGACAAGAAAAGTATTTTTGAAAGGCCGCAGCATCCCTATACTCAAGCACTTCTGTCGGCTATTCCTACAACCGATTTAGATGTGACAAATGAAAAAATTGTACTTAAAGGAGATGTTCCTTCCCCCATCAATCCACCAACGGGATGCAGATTCCATTCCCGATGCCCATTGGCAAATGAAGTTTGTAAAAAGGTTGAGCCGCCATTAAAGGAATGGAACAGCCAACATTATGTAAGCTGTCATCTTGTCAAATAA
- a CDS encoding ABC transporter permease — protein MEVQVKTGETILAEETSNPRLEKWKDIIYKLFKNKAAVAGGIIILFYLAVAAFAPWLAPYDPYEINLDNRMQSPSIDHWMGTDDKGRDILSRIIYGSRLSMGVGFASVLFGAVFGIVLGLVAGYYGRWVDSIVMRIIDVMLAFPGILLALAIISALGPSLINVTIAVGVFSVPLFARIVRGSTLEVKKLEYIDAIRSLGARDITIIFIHILPNILSPIIVQGSLRLATAILSAAGLSFLGLGAQPPSPEWGTMLSSGRDFLFSAPYMALFPGLAISILVLGFNIFGDGLRDALDPRMK, from the coding sequence ATGGAAGTTCAAGTAAAGACGGGAGAAACAATTCTTGCAGAGGAAACGAGTAATCCTCGGTTAGAAAAATGGAAGGACATCATCTATAAACTATTTAAAAACAAAGCAGCAGTGGCAGGTGGAATCATCATTTTATTTTATTTGGCAGTTGCTGCATTCGCACCTTGGTTGGCACCTTATGATCCATATGAAATTAACTTAGACAATCGCATGCAGTCCCCCTCCATAGACCATTGGATGGGAACGGACGATAAAGGAAGGGATATACTCAGCAGAATTATTTATGGTTCCCGCTTATCAATGGGTGTCGGTTTTGCTTCTGTACTGTTCGGTGCGGTATTTGGAATTGTCCTTGGATTGGTTGCAGGTTACTACGGCAGATGGGTTGACTCCATTGTCATGAGAATCATTGATGTGATGCTTGCTTTTCCAGGTATTCTATTGGCTTTGGCTATTATCAGCGCATTAGGTCCCAGTTTAATAAACGTGACTATTGCCGTGGGAGTATTCTCTGTTCCATTATTTGCTCGCATAGTAAGGGGCTCTACATTGGAAGTCAAGAAGCTAGAGTATATTGATGCCATCCGTTCTTTAGGAGCAAGGGATATAACGATCATTTTCATTCATATACTCCCGAATATTCTCTCCCCGATCATCGTACAGGGTTCGTTAAGATTGGCCACTGCCATTTTATCAGCAGCAGGGTTGTCCTTTTTAGGGCTTGGAGCTCAGCCACCTTCGCCTGAATGGGGAACCATGCTTAGCAGTGGAAGGGATTTCTTATTTAGCGCACCATATATGGCCCTATTTCCAGGACTCGCCATTTCTATACTAGTTTTAGGCTTTAACATTTTCGGAGATGGCCTTCGCGATGCTTTAGACCCTAGAATGAAATAA
- the nikB gene encoding nickel ABC transporter permease — MISFLIKRLVQMIPVLIGVTLVVFLIMQMVPGDPAVLLAGEGASKETIEEIRTQLGLNQPLYIQYFDYLTNIFKGDLGVSIKNNKPVLDEIMVRLPITMELALFSILITIVLGMAAGIISAIRPYSVSDLSVMLIALIGISIPSFWFGLMLMYIFSVKLQILPVAGWESWQHIILPALTLGAGGAAIVARMTRSSMLEVIRQDYIRTARAKGLREQIIISKHALRNALIPVITVVGLQFGALLGGTVLTESIFAINGLGRLIVESIRMRDLPMVQGGVLVASIIFVLVNLLVDLLYRIFNKRIELN, encoded by the coding sequence ATGATTTCTTTTTTAATAAAACGATTAGTTCAAATGATTCCCGTACTAATAGGCGTAACTTTAGTTGTCTTTTTAATTATGCAGATGGTCCCTGGAGATCCAGCTGTTCTCTTGGCAGGTGAAGGAGCTTCAAAAGAAACAATAGAAGAGATAAGGACTCAATTGGGGTTAAATCAACCGCTATATATCCAATACTTTGATTACTTAACGAACATTTTCAAGGGGGATCTTGGAGTATCCATTAAAAATAATAAACCTGTCCTTGATGAAATCATGGTACGACTCCCTATTACGATGGAACTAGCTCTTTTCAGTATTCTCATAACAATCGTATTAGGTATGGCAGCGGGAATCATTTCTGCCATCAGACCTTATTCCGTCTCTGATTTGTCAGTCATGTTGATTGCCCTCATCGGGATCTCCATACCAAGTTTTTGGTTTGGCCTTATGCTTATGTATATATTCTCCGTCAAACTTCAAATCCTTCCGGTAGCAGGCTGGGAAAGTTGGCAACACATCATCCTTCCCGCCCTTACACTTGGTGCTGGAGGTGCTGCAATAGTTGCGAGGATGACCAGATCAAGTATGCTCGAGGTCATCCGACAAGATTACATTAGAACTGCGCGTGCAAAAGGACTTCGTGAACAAATTATCATTTCTAAACATGCTTTGAGAAACGCTTTAATTCCTGTCATCACCGTAGTAGGACTCCAATTTGGAGCATTGCTTGGCGGTACGGTTCTAACAGAATCGATATTTGCCATCAACGGACTGGGAAGATTGATTGTAGAATCTATCAGAATGCGAGATTTGCCGATGGTACAAGGTGGCGTACTTGTTGCTTCTATTATTTTCGTCCTTGTTAATCTATTGGTCGATTTACTTTATCGCATTTTTAATAAAAGAATTGAATTAAACTAA
- a CDS encoding glutathione ABC transporter substrate-binding protein: MRSTIILMLALLLIISGCSTSSSQMETSAKDKLTVVRLSDATKLDPHFITDISSANILYQKVYETLVVPDLDMKPQPGLAKEWEQIDDVTWEFILREGVYFHDGTVFNAEAVKATFDRLLDPNTASPQAEKLGMIDDIEIVDEYTVRFHLSAAYAPLLSILSANEGSIISPKALSENPKKLWEHPVGTGPFVFDYWKVGQEISLKKNEEYWGDKPKINQVVFKVVPEDTTRLAMIETGEAHVNDQVPITEIDRIEASETLNLYRADGLGIEFLGFNVQKAPFDQLEVRKAITQAIDRKAVLEGVFQNSGMLANSPMSPKVFGYSDDVKPYDYDLENAKALLQEAGLEGLKVTITTNDRKERINVAEVVQSQLKKIGINAEVEVLEWGAYIEALNNGEHEMFVGGWGNATGDGDYNQYNVFHSSSHGGAGNHTYYHNPEVDRIIEDARKEIDEETRRSLYEQAMKLEMEDAAMIPLRYYEHLAVYHKDVEGLVISPVNYILLNEITIK; the protein is encoded by the coding sequence ATGAGATCGACGATCATATTAATGTTAGCATTGCTATTAATTATCAGTGGGTGTTCCACTTCAAGCAGTCAAATGGAGACTTCCGCCAAAGATAAACTGACGGTCGTCCGTTTATCGGATGCCACCAAGCTTGACCCACACTTCATTACAGATATTTCAAGTGCTAATATCCTTTATCAAAAAGTTTATGAAACGCTTGTTGTGCCAGACTTGGACATGAAGCCCCAGCCAGGTTTGGCCAAAGAATGGGAACAAATTGATGATGTCACTTGGGAATTTATTTTAAGGGAAGGCGTTTATTTCCATGATGGGACGGTATTCAATGCCGAGGCTGTAAAGGCAACATTTGATAGATTGCTTGATCCTAACACAGCATCCCCACAAGCTGAAAAACTGGGGATGATTGATGACATAGAAATTGTCGATGAGTATACAGTTCGTTTTCATCTATCAGCAGCCTATGCCCCGCTGTTGTCCATACTAAGTGCGAATGAGGGAAGTATCATCAGTCCAAAAGCGCTCTCTGAGAATCCAAAGAAACTTTGGGAACATCCGGTAGGCACAGGGCCGTTCGTCTTTGACTATTGGAAGGTAGGACAGGAAATATCCTTAAAGAAAAATGAGGAATACTGGGGAGATAAGCCAAAGATAAATCAGGTTGTGTTTAAAGTAGTGCCTGAAGATACCACTAGGCTTGCCATGATTGAAACAGGAGAAGCGCATGTTAATGATCAGGTTCCCATTACAGAGATTGATAGAATCGAAGCTTCGGAAACACTGAATCTGTACCGGGCAGATGGGTTAGGAATAGAGTTTCTTGGCTTTAATGTTCAAAAAGCCCCGTTTGATCAATTGGAGGTTCGAAAAGCAATAACGCAGGCTATTGACAGAAAGGCAGTTCTAGAAGGTGTCTTCCAGAACTCTGGAATGCTTGCCAATTCTCCCATGAGTCCGAAGGTATTCGGATACAGTGATGACGTTAAACCTTATGACTATGATTTAGAGAATGCCAAAGCTTTATTGCAAGAGGCTGGATTAGAAGGGCTTAAGGTCACCATTACCACCAATGATCGAAAAGAGCGAATAAATGTAGCAGAAGTCGTACAATCTCAACTGAAGAAAATAGGGATCAATGCGGAAGTGGAAGTACTAGAATGGGGTGCCTATATAGAAGCATTAAATAATGGCGAACACGAAATGTTCGTCGGTGGATGGGGAAATGCTACGGGAGACGGAGATTACAATCAATATAATGTATTCCACTCCTCTTCGCATGGGGGAGCAGGTAACCATACTTATTACCATAACCCTGAAGTTGATCGAATCATAGAGGACGCCAGAAAAGAAATAGATGAAGAAACTAGAAGAAGCCTTTATGAACAGGCAATGAAACTGGAAATGGAAGATGCAGCTATGATCCCACTCAGATACTACGAACATCTAGCTGTCTATCATAAAGATGTAGAGGGACTTGTAATCAGCCCTGTTAACTACATCCTTCTCAATGAAATCACTATAAAATAA
- a CDS encoding amidohydrolase translates to MKETFWLVNIKLETGFSILENGAHKTETSLFSIKIEEGIFKEIQEQPFDIPSGEVKKDATGLLALPSFKEMHNHLDKTYLSLDWKAPIPVKNLKERLHHEALELGELAPTTKQRANKMIEMILSKGSTHIRTHVNIDPYIGLKNLEGIKEALEEYKDYLSYEIVAFPQHGMLEHIEVIPLMKEAMRTGATIVGGLDPAGIDKNIEKSLYETMNLAEEFNAEIDIHLHDHGHVGFYTIDKLVEMVKEANWKNRAAVSHAFSLGDVPETQAREMAEYLGGNGVAIMSTIPINRVIPPIDLLDQFNVPVYLGCDGFFDSWGPFGNGDVLEKVKRYCERTKRIDEKALAYSLKWATGGLTPLSASGEMQWPKVGDEASLVLMDASCSAEAIARLPKRKSVYFKGKEVYHNAFHLQYS, encoded by the coding sequence ATGAAAGAGACATTTTGGCTAGTCAATATTAAATTAGAAACAGGCTTCAGTATCTTAGAAAATGGAGCACATAAAACGGAGACATCGTTATTTTCCATAAAAATTGAAGAAGGTATCTTCAAGGAAATACAAGAACAGCCTTTTGATATACCATCTGGAGAGGTCAAAAAAGATGCAACGGGTCTACTAGCCCTTCCTTCTTTCAAGGAAATGCACAATCATCTGGATAAGACATATCTTTCACTTGATTGGAAGGCACCAATCCCTGTAAAGAACCTGAAAGAAAGACTTCACCATGAAGCCCTTGAATTAGGGGAACTTGCCCCAACCACAAAGCAGCGTGCAAATAAAATGATAGAGATGATTCTGAGCAAAGGATCAACACATATACGCACACATGTAAATATCGATCCTTACATTGGGCTTAAAAACCTGGAAGGGATAAAAGAAGCCCTAGAAGAATATAAGGATTACCTAAGCTATGAGATTGTTGCCTTTCCCCAACATGGGATGTTGGAGCATATAGAGGTCATTCCACTAATGAAGGAGGCCATGCGAACGGGAGCAACGATTGTAGGTGGATTAGACCCTGCAGGCATTGATAAGAATATTGAAAAATCACTATATGAAACAATGAACTTGGCTGAGGAGTTTAATGCAGAAATCGATATTCACTTGCATGACCATGGACACGTCGGATTTTATACAATTGATAAATTAGTAGAGATGGTGAAAGAGGCAAACTGGAAAAATCGCGCAGCAGTCAGCCATGCCTTCAGTCTAGGTGATGTCCCTGAAACACAAGCACGTGAGATGGCAGAGTATCTTGGGGGAAATGGTGTGGCCATCATGTCAACCATTCCTATTAATCGTGTCATTCCACCAATAGATTTACTTGATCAATTTAACGTTCCTGTTTATTTAGGGTGTGACGGCTTCTTCGATTCATGGGGCCCATTTGGGAACGGGGATGTTTTAGAAAAGGTAAAACGTTACTGTGAAAGAACAAAGCGAATAGATGAGAAAGCGCTAGCTTATTCCTTAAAGTGGGCTACCGGTGGCCTCACCCCTCTTTCGGCAAGTGGGGAAATGCAATGGCCAAAAGTGGGAGATGAGGCATCGCTAGTACTGATGGATGCATCGTGTTCGGCTGAAGCGATAGCCAGGCTTCCAAAAAGAAAATCCGTTTATTTTAAAGGCAAGGAAGTTTACCATAATGCATTCCATTTACAATATAGTTAA
- a CDS encoding amidohydrolase — translation MNRNSYWLKNVRIEVGFEQEDNRLKTLTEMVHLKVVEGKIAALSKEQPKDNLPEKDAKGLLLLPSLKEMHIHIDKTYYGGPWKACTPITNGIFTRIEEEKKLLPQQLATAQERAEKVIELYLKHGHSHIRTHCNIDPSIGLKNLEATLNAVNKFKDVMTFEIVAFPQHGLLRSEVAPLVKEAMEMGATHVGGVDPATIDRNIEKSLHTIFDIAVQSGSSVDVHIHDPNSLGAFTFERMAHYTTQAGLQGRTTISHAIALGDLETIQLEETVKMLVDNKIDVTTTVPINRPTIPIPLLTQMGLIVSLGHDSITDHWSPFGTANTIEKMCVLAERFRLIDEKTLSSLVQYGTGGITSLSATGERQWPKIGDDASMILVDASCSAEAVARRTDVKALFYKGKEVNRLEMEKQSIAK, via the coding sequence ATGAATAGAAACAGTTATTGGTTGAAAAATGTGCGAATAGAAGTGGGGTTTGAACAAGAGGATAATCGCTTGAAAACATTGACTGAAATGGTTCACTTAAAAGTAGTAGAAGGGAAAATTGCTGCACTATCCAAGGAGCAGCCCAAGGATAATCTTCCCGAAAAGGATGCGAAAGGATTACTGCTGCTTCCCTCTTTAAAAGAAATGCATATTCATATCGATAAAACTTATTATGGAGGTCCATGGAAAGCTTGCACACCAATAACTAACGGTATTTTTACAAGAATTGAAGAAGAAAAAAAACTACTTCCACAGCAATTGGCAACAGCACAGGAAAGAGCTGAGAAAGTAATTGAATTATACCTAAAGCACGGCCATTCCCATATACGAACTCATTGTAATATCGATCCCTCCATCGGATTGAAGAATTTAGAAGCCACATTGAATGCTGTAAATAAATTCAAAGATGTGATGACATTTGAAATTGTCGCCTTTCCTCAACACGGATTATTGCGAAGTGAAGTGGCACCTTTAGTAAAGGAAGCAATGGAAATGGGGGCTACACATGTAGGTGGGGTGGACCCGGCGACCATAGACAGGAATATCGAAAAATCACTCCACACCATCTTTGATATTGCAGTCCAGTCCGGTTCATCAGTAGATGTTCATATTCATGATCCGAACAGCCTTGGCGCTTTCACTTTTGAGCGGATGGCTCATTATACAACACAAGCTGGCCTTCAGGGCAGAACGACCATCAGTCATGCCATCGCATTAGGGGACTTGGAGACCATCCAGCTTGAGGAAACGGTAAAGATGTTAGTAGATAACAAAATTGATGTGACCACCACTGTTCCCATTAACCGCCCGACCATTCCAATCCCCTTATTAACCCAAATGGGACTGATTGTTTCTCTAGGGCATGACAGTATTACAGACCATTGGTCACCTTTTGGTACTGCCAACACCATTGAAAAAATGTGCGTACTCGCAGAACGTTTCAGACTTATTGATGAAAAAACTCTATCCTCCTTGGTTCAATATGGAACAGGGGGAATCACCTCACTAAGTGCTACAGGTGAGAGACAATGGCCAAAGATTGGAGACGATGCTTCCATGATATTAGTGGATGCAAGTTGTTCAGCAGAAGCGGTTGCAAGGCGTACAGATGTCAAGGCCCTTTTCTATAAAGGCAAGGAAGTGAACCGATTGGAAATGGAAAAACAATCGATAGCAAAATAA
- a CDS encoding glutathione ABC transporter substrate-binding protein, with product MEKNRMLRNLIMFFVLAFMVSVMGACSTSSNSSNGSENGARSEEKGGSLIIARLSDATRLDPHFITDIPSANIIYQKVYETLVVPNQDMEIEPLLATEWKQLDEVTWEFSLKEGVKFHDGTPFNAEAVKLTFDRVLDPETGSPQREKLSMIKEIEIVDEYTVLMHLDYPYAPLLSILASNEGSIISPKAIKENGESLSQHPVGTGPFIFESWNTGQDITLIKNESYWGQEPNLEEVIFKVVPEDATRLALIETGEAHVSDQVPVTELDRIENSNSMSLYRTEGLGVEYIGFNVESKAVNDVRVRKAISHAIEREAILKGVYNKVGTLANSAMSPKVFGYSENIKAYEYDINKAKKLLREAGYKDGLSLNLLTSDRKERINMAEVIQSQLKGIGVDVSIQVLEYGAYLEMIDKGDHDLFIGGWGNATGDGDYNQYNLFHTASQGPPGNHFYYSNEEVDNIIEKAREEMDQEKRKVLYEKAMQIQMDDAVYVPIRNYEHLAVYTKGVEGIWLNASNYIMLNDVTIK from the coding sequence ATGGAGAAGAACAGAATGTTAAGAAATTTAATCATGTTTTTCGTATTGGCCTTTATGGTGTCAGTTATGGGTGCTTGTTCAACGTCTTCGAACAGTTCCAATGGTTCTGAGAACGGTGCCCGGTCGGAAGAAAAGGGGGGAAGCTTAATTATCGCGCGTCTTTCGGATGCCACCAGGTTAGATCCACACTTTATAACAGACATACCTTCTGCCAATATCATCTATCAAAAAGTATATGAAACGCTGGTAGTGCCGAATCAGGATATGGAGATAGAACCATTGCTTGCTACAGAATGGAAACAACTTGATGAGGTAACATGGGAGTTTTCATTAAAAGAAGGAGTGAAGTTTCATGATGGGACTCCTTTTAATGCAGAAGCGGTGAAATTAACATTCGATCGTGTATTAGATCCAGAAACAGGTTCTCCTCAGCGTGAAAAATTATCGATGATTAAGGAGATTGAAATAGTAGACGAGTATACCGTGCTTATGCACCTTGATTATCCATATGCGCCGTTGCTATCCATCCTTGCAAGTAATGAGGGCAGCATCATCTCCCCTAAAGCGATTAAAGAGAATGGGGAATCATTATCCCAACATCCAGTAGGAACAGGGCCATTTATTTTTGAATCTTGGAATACCGGTCAGGATATAACGTTAATTAAGAATGAGTCATATTGGGGGCAAGAGCCAAATCTAGAGGAAGTGATTTTTAAAGTGGTACCTGAAGATGCAACGAGGCTTGCATTGATTGAAACAGGAGAAGCTCATGTTTCTGATCAGGTTCCAGTAACAGAACTAGATCGTATTGAGAATTCGAATTCTATGAGCTTATATCGTACAGAGGGACTTGGAGTGGAATATATAGGCTTCAATGTAGAAAGTAAGGCAGTGAATGATGTGCGTGTTCGAAAAGCGATCAGTCACGCTATTGAAAGAGAAGCTATTCTAAAAGGTGTTTATAACAAAGTTGGGACGTTAGCAAATTCAGCTATGAGTCCAAAAGTATTTGGTTACAGCGAAAATATCAAGGCATATGAATACGACATAAATAAAGCAAAAAAATTACTGAGAGAAGCAGGCTATAAGGATGGTTTATCATTGAACCTGCTTACTAGCGATAGGAAAGAACGCATTAATATGGCAGAAGTGATACAGTCCCAATTAAAAGGGATAGGAGTGGATGTTTCTATTCAAGTATTGGAATATGGGGCATATTTAGAAATGATTGATAAAGGTGACCATGACTTGTTTATTGGTGGATGGGGTAATGCAACAGGTGATGGAGATTATAACCAATACAATCTTTTCCATACAGCATCACAAGGACCACCAGGCAACCATTTTTATTACAGCAATGAAGAAGTAGATAATATTATTGAAAAAGCCAGGGAAGAAATGGATCAGGAAAAACGTAAAGTACTATATGAGAAAGCGATGCAGATTCAAATGGATGATGCCGTGTACGTGCCGATAAGAAACTATGAACATTTGGCTGTCTATACAAAAGGGGTCGAAGGAATTTGGTTAAATGCTTCTAATTACATTATGCTAAACGACGTCACCATTAAGTAG